In Trichlorobacter lovleyi, the DNA window CCTGACCCGCATGCTGCTGAGCACGGTTACCAGCGGCACCTCCCGGCGGGCGTTCCGGAGCGGTGAAGGCCGCCAGCTGGTCCGCGAGATGCAGATTGCGGCCAAAACCGGTTCCATCGACGGCGACAACCCCAAGGGACACTATTCCTGGTTTGCCGCCTACGCGCCGGCCGACCGTCCGCAGATCGCACTGGTGGCGCTGGTGATTAACGGTGACAAATGGAAGATCAAGGCCTCGCAGCTGGGCGAACAGGCCCTGGCGGAATTTTTCAGGCAGGGTAGGTAAGCAGGCGGAAGGTGCCGTCAACCAGCTCGGCGTAGGAGTAGTGGGAAATCCAGTCCCCCAGTGAGACCAGCGTGAAGCCATCCTGCTGATCGATAAAGGGCTGATGAAAGTGTCCCAGCACCAGGGCCTGGGCCCCCTGGGTACGAATTGATGCCGCGTAGCTGCGGATCATGGCACTATAGTCCCAGCGTTTCCGGTCCCGGCTGTAGCGTTGTTTGCTTGTGCGCTGCAGCCTGCTGCGCAGCCCCTGCACCACTGCTGCAGGAAGCAGACGGCCGATCCGTAAGGTCAGGGGATTCCGCAGGGTGCGGTGAAGCAGACGATACCGCCAGTCGGCCCGGTTGATCAGGTCGCCATGGCAGAGAAAGACCTGCTTCCCCTGCAACGCAAGCTGTACCGGCCCGGAATGGATCTCCGCCCCCAGTCTGCTGCCAAGGCCTGCTCCAAGATGGAAGTCGTGATTCCCTTCCAGGTAGATCAGACGGGTACCGGAGGCATGCAGTTCCTCCAGCGCCGTGAGTATCGGTTCCTGTTCGGGAAAGTTCAGGGCCGGCAGACCGATCCTGAAATCAAACAGGTCGCCCAGAATGCAGAGGGTGGCGGTGCTGCCCTGTAGGGAGCGGATAAACGCAAGCAGCAGCCGGTAATTGGCATCGTCAGGGTGCTGCAGATGGGCATCAGCAAGAAAGATGGTACGCATAGTACTGCCGATTGTGCCGTTGACAGGGCTGACTGTCAACAGCAGGAATATATAAAGGAGCCTTTTTATGATACATAGTGTAGCCATCGCCTGGGATGATCTCCTGGGGGCTTTTTCAAATATGGAACAGGATCGGGTCTATTTCTTTGACCGGATGACCGGAGAGATCTTCTTTGTCGGTACTGACAGCGGTGACAGTTTCTGGGATCAGCTGGAACAGCAGCAGGGACGCTTTCTTGAGATTCCATACCTGGACTCAGCAGCTGAGCGCACACTCCTGAGCACTTTTCTTGCGAGCCAGAGCAACACGGAGCTCCGCAGCCTGCTGGATCACGCACTATCAGGGCGCCCCCCCTATGCCAGAGCGGCCGACATCCTGTCCTTCTTTCCGGATGAGGAACTGCAGCTGGCTGAACTGCGTGATACCTTCCTGAGCAACCGCGTCAAAAGCTGGCTGGAGGAGAACGAACTCTTTTCACTGAGCACCTCCCTGAACGCTGTCCACTAAAGGAGCGTCGCATGTCACCGCTGGAAACGTTTAAAAACCAGCACCCCATCAGCCATATCAGGCTGATTGCCGGCATACTGACCGTTGCTGCCGTTGCCTGGCTGGGAAATGCCCTAAGCCATACCCTCTCCTGCTTTCTGCTCTCCTTTGTGATTGCCTACCTGCTTGACCCGCTTGTGGTCAGACTGGAAAAGCGCCTCAAGCGTATTCATGCCATTGCGCTGTTGTATGTGGTACTGGGGATTATCTCCACCTTCGGTCTGGCCTTCCTGCTGCCGATGCTGACCATCAGCTGGGACAGTTTTCTGCGCAATCTTCCGCAACACCTGCAAATGATCAAACAGGCACTGCTCAGCTGGCAGGGTTCGCTCCCCACCCACTATGGGTCGGAGGAGATCAACTGGCTGCTTGACAACATCATCGGCAATGCCGACAGCATGGCGGAAAAGGCCGGAATCTGGGCCTACGGTTTTGCCACCAGGATGTTCTTCAACGTCTTCAACCTGATCCTGGCACCGATCCTGGTCTTCTTCATGCTCAACTACAAGCAGAAGATTATGGACACCACCGCGCTCTGGCTACCTGAGACACGACGTGACCTGATCCTGCAGATGGGACGTGAGATTGACAGCAGCATTGGCGGTTACCTGCGCGGGCAGGTCATGGTCTCCATCGTCGTGGCCCTGGCCACCATCCCGACCCTGATGCTGCTGGGGATCCCCCATCCGGTCCTGTGCGGCCTCTTTGCCGGGGCTGCCAGCATCCTCCCCTTTGTGGGGGTAATCCTGGCCATGCTGCCACCGTTGCTGTTCGCCTGGCTGACCTACGGCACCGGCACCATCATCATCAAGGTATTGATCGCCTTTGCCATCATCTACTTCCTGGAGGGCTATCTGGTAAAACCGCTGGTCTTCAAGGAATCGATGAACCTTAACCCCCTGCTGACCATTATTATGGTCATGGCCTTTGGTGAACTGATGGGGTTCTGGGGCATCCTGCTGGCCCTACCGATCACCGCAGCCATGATTATCGCCTCGCAACACTGGCTTAAAGGGGATTTTGCCAACCCAGGGAATGAACCATGACCAAGCTTTCTCTCCAGATCACCGGCATGTCCTGTGTCAACTGTGCAGGACGGATAGAACGGGAAGTCGGCGCACTGGCTGGCGTGGAATCCGCCGCAGTCAACTTTGCCATTGCCCAGTTGACCGTCTCATTCGATGCAACCATCATCAGCGCTGACAGCATCATGGAAAAGGTGCAATCACTGGGCTACGGCGTGGTAAAGCCGGAGCCGCCCGGTGAGCTGACCTTTTCCATCACCGGCCTGCACTGCGCCAACTGTGTTGCCCGCCTTGAAAAAATCCTGCGTGAGCAGCCGGGGATCAGCACCGCCGTGGTCAACCTGGTTTCCGCCACCGGCTTTGTCCGTTTTGACCCTGCCCTGCTGGATAAAGGGGCCATCTTCAGGATTGTGATTGATGCCGGCTACACCCCGGCCGAGACAGAGGCAGGGGAAGAGGCGGAGGCAGGAGAACTGGCCGGCCAGCGCAACTGGTTCCTGTTCTCACTGGCCCTCTCCCTGCCGATCATGGCCACCATGACGCTGCACCATCTACGCAGTGTGGGGTGGCTGAACCTGATCCTTGCCACCGTGATCCAGTTCAGCGCCGGCCTGGCCTTTTACCGTGGCGCCTGGTCAGCCCTGAAGAGCAAAAGCAGCAACATGGATGTGCTGGTGGCACTGGGCACCAGCGCTGCCTGGGGCTACTCGCTGCTGGCCTTCTTTGGGCTGTTAGGCAGCAGCCACGATGTCTTCTTTGAAACCTCGGCCTGGCTGATCACCTTTATCAGGCTGGGCAAATATCTGGAGGCACGGGCACGGGGCAAGGCCGGCGAGGCCTTGAAAAAGCTGCTGCATCTGCAGGCTGACAAGGCCCGCCTGGTTACCGCTGAAGGGGAAAAAGAGGTACCTGCCTCGGTGATCCGGATCAATGATCTGGTAGCGGTCCGCCCCGGTGAAACCATACCGGTGGATGGCGAAGTGGTTGAAGGGACCTCCAGCGTGGATGAGGCGATGGTCACCGGAGAGTCCCTGCCGGTCAGCAAACAGGTTGGTGATACGGTTACCGGCGCCACCATCAACAAGAACGGCCGCCTGATCGTCAGGGCAACCCGGATCGGTGAAGAGACCCTGCTGGCCCAGATTGTCAGGATGGTGCGGGATGCCCAGGGAGACAAGGCACCGATCCAGCGTTTTGCCGATGCGGTCTCATCCTGGTTCGTCCCCGCCGTGATCGGCTTGGCGCTGCTCACCTTTGTCGTCTGGCTGCTGATCCTAAAGGCACCGTTCCTGGTGGCCTTCAAGTTCGGCGTAGCGGTGGTGGTGATCGCCTGCCCCTGCGCCATGGGCCTGGCCACCCCCACCGCCATCATGGTGGGCAGCGGCGTCGCCCTTTCCCGCGGCATCCTGGTCAAGAAGGGCTCTGCCCTTGAGACCATTGCCAAACTGCAGGTCATGCTGCTGGACAAGACCGGCACCCTGACCAGCGGCAAGCTGGCCATGAGCGATCTGGTCACAGCGGCCGGCGTTGATGAGCTGCGGCTGTTGGAATGCCTGGCAGCTGCCGAGGCGTCGTCCAGCCATCCCCTGGCCCAGGCAGCCGTAGCGGCAGCACGCGAGCGGGGCAGCCTTCCCGGCGAGGTCAGCGACTTCCATGAGGCAGAAGGGCACGGTGTCACCTGCAGCTACAACGGCTTCCGTCTGGCCGTTGGCAACCAGCGCCTGATGGAGACGGAAGGGGTCAAGACGGCCGTCCTGGAGAACGAAGCCACCCGGCTGGCGGAAGAGGGGAAGTCCCTGATCTATGTCGCTGCCAACCAGACCCTGGTCGGCATCTGCGGTTTCAGCGACAGCATTAAAGCCACCTCCGCCCGGGCGGTGGCCGAGCTGAGACAGCTGGGTATCCGCACCGTCATGATTACCGGCGACCATGCAGCAGTGGCTGCCACGGTTGCCGCCCAGTCCGGTGTGGACAGTTTTGAGGCCCAGGTGCTGCCGGGACGCAAGCAGGAACTGGTCAAGGAATATCAGGCAGACGGCAAGGTGGTCGGCATGACCGGTGACGGCATCAACGACGCCCCGGCCCTTGCGGCAGCCGATGTCGGCATCGCCATTGGTGGCGGCACTGATGTAGCCAAGGAAACCGGCGACATCGTGCTGATCAAGGATGACTTGCTGGATGTGGTACGGGCCATCCAGGTGGGCCGGGCCACCCTTTCCAAGGTCAAGCAGAACCTGTTCTGGGCGCTGTTCTACAACGTGATCGGCATCCCGGTGGCCGCCGGTCTGTTTGCCGGTTACGGTCTCACCCTGAAGGCCGAATTTGCCGGACTGGCGATGGCCTTTTCATCGGTATCGGTCGTACTGAACTCACTGCTTTTGAAGCGGATTGCACACAAGCTCTAAGGAGGTTTCCCATGAAGGTCATCGGATTTAACGGCAGCGCCCGCACGGATGGCAACACCGCCAAACTGATCAACTATACCTTTGAGGAGCTGGTTAAAGAGGGGATTGAAACGGAGTTGGTGCAACTGTCCGGCAAGCCGATCCACGGCTGTATTGCCTGCTACAAATGCTTTGCCAGCAAGGATCGCCGCTGTGCTGTGACCGATGACTGTGCCAACGAATGTATTGAAAAAATGGATGGGGCCGACGGTATTATCATCGGCTCCCCCACCTACTTTGCCGGGATCACGCCGGAGGCCAAGGCCCTGATCGACCGCTCCGGCATGGTCTCACGGGCCAATGGTGACATGTACAAGCGCAAGCTGGGTGCTGCCGTGGTATCGGTACGCCGGGCAGGGGCCATGCATGTCTTTGACACCATCAACCACTTCTTTACCATCGGCCAGATGATCATCGTCAGCTCAAGCTACTGGAACATCGGGGTAGGCAGGAATATCGGCGATGTGGACGGAGATGAGGAAGGGATCAAGACCATGCGGGATCTGGGCAGCAACATGGCCTGGCTCCTGAAAAAGCTGGACGGTGCTAGATAATCTCCTGCACAACGGCAACCGGCTTGCAGTTATGGTAGAAACAGTAGCCGTTCTTGCCGTTACGCTTGACCTTATACATGGCATCGTCTGCCGTTGCCAACAGACCGTCACCATCCAGGGCATCTTCCGGAAAGACACTGATGCCGATGCTTGAACCGATGGCATCCTGTTGTCCACCCGGGAGGGTGATCGGCCGGCTCAATGCATCCAGAATCTTGTCGGCCACCTGACCGGCATCTTCGTAGTGGGCCAGCGTTGAGAGAATAATCGTGAATTCATCCCCCCCCATCCTGCCTACGGTATCCGACATCCTGATGCAGCCCGCCAGCCTGGCTGCAGCCGTTTTCAGCACCCGGTCACCGGCCTCGTGGCCATAGGAATCATTGATCCGCTTGAACCCGTCC includes these proteins:
- a CDS encoding AI-2E family transporter; this encodes MSPLETFKNQHPISHIRLIAGILTVAAVAWLGNALSHTLSCFLLSFVIAYLLDPLVVRLEKRLKRIHAIALLYVVLGIISTFGLAFLLPMLTISWDSFLRNLPQHLQMIKQALLSWQGSLPTHYGSEEINWLLDNIIGNADSMAEKAGIWAYGFATRMFFNVFNLILAPILVFFMLNYKQKIMDTTALWLPETRRDLILQMGREIDSSIGGYLRGQVMVSIVVALATIPTLMLLGIPHPVLCGLFAGAASILPFVGVILAMLPPLLFAWLTYGTGTIIIKVLIAFAIIYFLEGYLVKPLVFKESMNLNPLLTIIMVMAFGELMGFWGILLALPITAAMIIASQHWLKGDFANPGNEP
- a CDS encoding UDP-2,3-diacylglucosamine diphosphatase, whose protein sequence is MRTIFLADAHLQHPDDANYRLLLAFIRSLQGSTATLCILGDLFDFRIGLPALNFPEQEPILTALEELHASGTRLIYLEGNHDFHLGAGLGSRLGAEIHSGPVQLALQGKQVFLCHGDLINRADWRYRLLHRTLRNPLTLRIGRLLPAAVVQGLRSRLQRTSKQRYSRDRKRWDYSAMIRSYAASIRTQGAQALVLGHFHQPFIDQQDGFTLVSLGDWISHYSYAELVDGTFRLLTYPA
- a CDS encoding heavy metal translocating P-type ATPase, encoding MTKLSLQITGMSCVNCAGRIEREVGALAGVESAAVNFAIAQLTVSFDATIISADSIMEKVQSLGYGVVKPEPPGELTFSITGLHCANCVARLEKILREQPGISTAVVNLVSATGFVRFDPALLDKGAIFRIVIDAGYTPAETEAGEEAEAGELAGQRNWFLFSLALSLPIMATMTLHHLRSVGWLNLILATVIQFSAGLAFYRGAWSALKSKSSNMDVLVALGTSAAWGYSLLAFFGLLGSSHDVFFETSAWLITFIRLGKYLEARARGKAGEALKKLLHLQADKARLVTAEGEKEVPASVIRINDLVAVRPGETIPVDGEVVEGTSSVDEAMVTGESLPVSKQVGDTVTGATINKNGRLIVRATRIGEETLLAQIVRMVRDAQGDKAPIQRFADAVSSWFVPAVIGLALLTFVVWLLILKAPFLVAFKFGVAVVVIACPCAMGLATPTAIMVGSGVALSRGILVKKGSALETIAKLQVMLLDKTGTLTSGKLAMSDLVTAAGVDELRLLECLAAAEASSSHPLAQAAVAAARERGSLPGEVSDFHEAEGHGVTCSYNGFRLAVGNQRLMETEGVKTAVLENEATRLAEEGKSLIYVAANQTLVGICGFSDSIKATSARAVAELRQLGIRTVMITGDHAAVAATVAAQSGVDSFEAQVLPGRKQELVKEYQADGKVVGMTGDGINDAPALAAADVGIAIGGGTDVAKETGDIVLIKDDLLDVVRAIQVGRATLSKVKQNLFWALFYNVIGIPVAAGLFAGYGLTLKAEFAGLAMAFSSVSVVLNSLLLKRIAHKL
- a CDS encoding flavodoxin family protein, encoding MKVIGFNGSARTDGNTAKLINYTFEELVKEGIETELVQLSGKPIHGCIACYKCFASKDRRCAVTDDCANECIEKMDGADGIIIGSPTYFAGITPEAKALIDRSGMVSRANGDMYKRKLGAAVVSVRRAGAMHVFDTINHFFTIGQMIIVSSSYWNIGVGRNIGDVDGDEEGIKTMRDLGSNMAWLLKKLDGAR
- a CDS encoding UPF0158 family protein, with product MIHSVAIAWDDLLGAFSNMEQDRVYFFDRMTGEIFFVGTDSGDSFWDQLEQQQGRFLEIPYLDSAAERTLLSTFLASQSNTELRSLLDHALSGRPPYARAADILSFFPDEELQLAELRDTFLSNRVKSWLEENELFSLSTSLNAVH